The following proteins are co-located in the Haloterrigena turkmenica DSM 5511 genome:
- a CDS encoding DUF7344 domain-containing protein has protein sequence MLDEIMAALANGHRRQLLIGLLEHNPQEAVQTPEGVQVDGEQLADLQVEMYHNHLPRLEVAGFITWDREQHVVEKGPQFEQIKPVLEVFEENADELPVDWP, from the coding sequence ATGCTCGACGAGATCATGGCAGCGTTAGCGAATGGACATCGTCGGCAGTTGTTGATCGGCCTTCTGGAACACAATCCGCAGGAAGCAGTGCAGACACCGGAAGGTGTGCAGGTCGACGGTGAGCAGTTAGCGGATCTCCAAGTCGAGATGTATCATAATCACCTGCCACGGTTAGAGGTGGCCGGATTCATCACGTGGGATCGGGAGCAGCACGTGGTCGAGAAAGGCCCGCAATTCGAGCAGATCAAGCCGGTGCTGGAAGTGTTCGAGGAGAACGCGGATGAACTACCAGTCGACTGGCCATGA
- a CDS encoding IS630 family transposase (programmed frameshift), translated as MDHLDEISVEELQDALDNVEGKKPTQRLLVAIAYKNGVTQTELAEWYDVQRRTIYSWLKRLDTNESLEQAVTDAHRSGRKRKLSEKEQEEFENVVHDSPEEVGFDAPAWTPALVQQYLEEAYDVEYSIPSCRRLLKEAGLSYQKPRRSAAEADEDEQDEFHDELKKKRREMDATVVCIDQTKKSVQVEPRAAWFPRGTRPSVELSGQRDWTCLLGAITEHGDRFFARFEEYVTAAHAKHFILALCKEFEGDLIIVLDGAPYFQASAVTDLTARNDLAFVTLPSYSPELNPVEECWRQLQAALSNRFFKSLDELTTAIDTALDHLSVPNMSNYF; from the exons GTGGATCATCTCGACGAGATCTCCGTCGAGGAATTGCAAGATGCCCTCGACAACGTGGAAGGAAAGAAGCCGACACAACGGCTTTTGGTAGCAATAGCGTACAAAAACGGTGTTACGCAGACTGAACTAGCCGAGTGGTACGACGTTCAACGACGGACGATCTATAGTTGGCTCAAACGACTCGACACTAACGAGTCGCTTGAGCAGGCCGTTACTGATGCTCACCGATCTGGGAGAAAGAGAAAGCTCTCAGAAAAAGAGCAAGAAGAGTTCGAAAACGTTGTCCACGACTCACCCGAAGAAGTTGGATTCGACGCGCCGGCGTGGACGCCGGCGCTCGTCCAGCAGTATCTCGAGGAAGCCTACGATGTGGAATACTCAATCCCGAGTTGCCGGCGGTTGCTGAAAGAAGCGGGATTGAGCTATCAAAAACCGCGCCGCTCAGCCGCTGAAGCCGACGAAGATGAACAAGATGAGTTCCACGATGAGCTCA AAAAAAAGCGGCGGGAGATGGACGCCACAGTAGTCTGTATCGATCAAACCAAGAAATCCGTGCAAGTTGAGCCGCGTGCCGCGTGGTTTCCCCGCGGCACGCGGCCGTCTGTCGAATTATCTGGCCAACGCGACTGGACGTGTTTGCTGGGCGCGATCACCGAACACGGTGATCGCTTTTTCGCTCGATTTGAAGAGTACGTGACCGCCGCCCACGCCAAACATTTCATTCTCGCGTTATGCAAAGAGTTCGAAGGTGATTTGATTATTGTGTTGGATGGAGCGCCGTATTTTCAGGCGTCGGCCGTCACGGACCTTACGGCCCGTAACGACCTCGCCTTCGTGACGCTGCCATCGTACTCACCAGAGCTAAATCCTGTCGAAGAGTGCTGGAGACAGCTACAAGCGGCACTCAGCAACCGCTTCTTTAAGTCACTCGACGAACTCACAACAGCGATTGATACAGCTCTTGATCATCTCTCTGTACCAAATATGAGTAATTATTTCTAA
- a CDS encoding HalOD1 output domain-containing protein encodes MSTPRSSEDECHHIYTTDENRSLSIAIVEAVAEYENANLMEREFRLYDSINPSALNTLFQSNQEAAVTVSFAVSNSQVFLRDIGDGVEICVSDLPNG; translated from the coding sequence ATGTCCACTCCCCGATCGTCCGAAGACGAATGCCATCACATCTACACAACTGACGAGAACCGCAGTCTGAGCATTGCGATTGTAGAGGCGGTTGCAGAGTACGAGAATGCCAATTTGATGGAACGTGAGTTCAGACTGTACGATAGCATAAACCCGTCAGCACTCAATACGTTGTTCCAATCCAATCAGGAGGCTGCTGTAACAGTATCGTTTGCCGTTAGTAATTCTCAAGTCTTTCTACGAGACATTGGTGACGGAGTCGAAATTTGTGTTTCCGATCTCCCGAATGGCTAA
- a CDS encoding VOC family protein yields the protein MEPRITVITLGVSDLETSLDFYHEGLGWPTEGIVGTEFEGGAVAFFPLNNGLQLALYPKQQIAEDANVEEAAPSSTEFTLGHNVASKEAVDAVLKTADEAGAKITDPPRDREWGGYSGHFLDPDDHLWEVVWNPQFEIEE from the coding sequence ATGGAACCACGAATTACCGTCATCACGTTGGGAGTCAGCGACCTCGAAACGTCACTCGACTTTTACCACGAAGGTTTGGGTTGGCCGACGGAGGGTATAGTCGGAACTGAATTTGAAGGGGGAGCTGTTGCTTTCTTCCCGTTGAATAATGGCTTGCAGCTTGCACTTTACCCGAAACAGCAAATCGCAGAAGACGCGAACGTTGAGGAGGCAGCACCCAGTTCTACAGAATTCACCCTCGGCCACAACGTTGCGTCGAAAGAAGCAGTCGATGCCGTACTGAAGACAGCGGACGAAGCAGGCGCAAAAATCACCGACCCGCCACGTGACCGTGAATGGGGCGGATATTCGGGCCACTTCCTTGACCCAGACGACCACCTGTGGGAAGTAGTCTGGAATCCGCAGTTCGAGATCGAAGAATAG